In Desulfomonile tiedjei, a single genomic region encodes these proteins:
- a CDS encoding oligosaccharide flippase family protein codes for MTSDLPERGRPAWTRGIIGRFVHLLSAQVVDGVLSGIFLVLYLPRLGTAVYGEVMYAMAAGAIVMKVVQFGLYYPLVSDLGGGGKDKAPEILSRVNIIKSLLAAASAAAVGVMTLFGGFSQQMGLVLFLIALGFALEGLADTFFADLRVRGRQDQEARIKIISAAASYGYGLVTAVAGLNPVVVSLFKLVSAAVRIWFGVAAYISYYSCGLWRSPQWPAVWRVFRAAVIFALIDILGIIYNKTNIFFLESATGVEGVAWYSATWNILDPVSTLASEQFLGWVIFPLLASLWWSNRELVRRLVRRNAQWLMAMALPVMFLLYAEAALLIGLIYPAEYKDAAWMQQYLVWTILLSFESNLFCYVMMVAGAANMLLVFAFVTTILNLVFNVVLVQHLGLAGGCLVIILTKLMMTVLTFTYCQWRFHFFRWGDFMFPIALGAASVVLFTAIRHVTILHLAVTVALIFYLLVLWKVGPRFLGSFSSKIEGPLGNEPGV; via the coding sequence ATGACTTCAGACCTTCCTGAACGCGGCCGCCCTGCTTGGACCAGGGGAATTATAGGACGTTTTGTCCATCTCCTGTCCGCTCAGGTCGTTGACGGGGTACTCAGCGGTATATTCCTGGTCCTCTATTTGCCGAGGCTAGGAACCGCGGTCTATGGGGAGGTCATGTACGCCATGGCTGCCGGAGCCATTGTGATGAAGGTGGTACAATTCGGCCTGTATTATCCGCTGGTGAGTGATCTTGGAGGAGGCGGAAAAGATAAAGCGCCGGAAATCCTGAGCAGGGTGAACATCATCAAGTCGCTGCTGGCAGCAGCCTCAGCCGCGGCTGTGGGAGTCATGACTCTTTTCGGCGGTTTTTCGCAGCAGATGGGGTTGGTGCTGTTTCTGATAGCTCTTGGGTTCGCGTTGGAAGGGCTGGCCGACACTTTTTTTGCCGATCTGCGCGTGAGAGGCAGGCAGGACCAAGAGGCCCGCATCAAGATTATCAGCGCGGCGGCCTCGTACGGATACGGACTGGTAACTGCGGTAGCGGGTCTGAATCCCGTCGTCGTGAGTCTATTCAAACTGGTATCCGCGGCGGTAAGAATATGGTTCGGAGTGGCCGCCTATATATCATACTATTCCTGCGGGCTCTGGAGGTCCCCTCAGTGGCCCGCGGTGTGGCGGGTCTTCCGCGCAGCTGTCATTTTTGCATTGATCGACATTCTTGGCATTATCTACAACAAAACCAATATATTTTTCCTGGAGAGCGCTACCGGCGTCGAAGGAGTTGCCTGGTACAGCGCGACCTGGAATATTCTCGACCCGGTGTCGACGCTGGCGTCGGAACAATTTTTGGGGTGGGTCATCTTTCCACTCCTAGCGTCCCTCTGGTGGAGCAATCGTGAACTAGTGCGGCGTCTCGTACGCAGGAACGCTCAATGGCTGATGGCAATGGCGCTTCCTGTCATGTTTCTTCTTTACGCTGAAGCGGCCCTTCTAATAGGGCTAATCTATCCTGCGGAATACAAAGATGCAGCCTGGATGCAGCAATATCTGGTGTGGACGATTTTGCTGTCGTTTGAGAGTAACCTGTTTTGTTATGTGATGATGGTCGCGGGCGCCGCGAACATGCTACTCGTTTTTGCTTTTGTAACCACGATCCTCAACCTCGTCTTCAATGTGGTGCTTGTCCAGCATCTCGGTCTAGCCGGAGGGTGCCTGGTGATAATTCTGACCAAGCTGATGATGACGGTGCTGACCTTCACCTATTGCCAGTGGAGATTTCACTTCTTCAGGTGGGGAGATTTCATGTTCCCGATTGCCTTGGGAGCGGCCTCGGTGGTTCTTTTTACGGCGATCCGGCACGTGACGATTCTTCATCTCGCGGTCACCGTCGCCCTGATATTTTACCTTTTGGTTCTGTGGAAAGTCGGCCCGCGATTTCTGGGAAGCTTTTCGAGTAAGATAGAGGGCCCCCTGGGAAATGAACCCGGCGTTTGA
- a CDS encoding cyclic nucleotide-binding/CBS domain-containing protein translates to MVTSSDNPNIDPAAVIEFLKKTAPFMELDSDKLLDLAPCFVTTFFPKETVVFRQDVDEVGSFYLIYAGGVKAYLTGPDDTATLLDFRGEGGYFGALAIIRNSKANFNVETLEDTVCLGLHKEVFLGLIRDNPRFSQYYLKRFSEDLASTAYAELRLGKMRESTPETLYLFSSAVGEVIKRPPEIIHASQSIQQAARRMSDLEIGSLLVEDQSGEIVGIVTDKDLRKKVIAEGLDYHSPVATIMSSPLRRIPYHVLWFDALLEMMKGRVYHLAVERGSQIVGVVSVRDFMVQTGSSPLYLFREIENQRTIEGLYPLAHRIPRVVRALVEEGARANNITRVITVLNDQIVDRLLSLLDEEMGPAPFPWCWFTFGSEGRKEQTFKTDQDNALIYRPPSEDEDNTRIARIYFRRFGSEANRHLEACGFELCKGKMMVSNPRWRKPYKEWKAYFDQWMATPEPEEVLHAMIFFDFRPVFGRIEFGDDLRNYLSENVPSRSMFLLHLAKDFLAAKSPLTFFKNFMVEKDGKYKNRVDLKTQGLTPFVNFARLWALRHGIKETNTMERIEALAKNDFMPKELYMEARDAYEFQMQLRLVNQLRLLEANQEPDNYIDPADLSQVERQTLKEAFSVVGRIQEYVKSEFRILE, encoded by the coding sequence ATGGTCACAAGTTCCGACAACCCAAACATTGATCCGGCAGCGGTAATCGAATTCCTCAAAAAAACCGCCCCGTTCATGGAATTGGACAGCGACAAGCTCCTCGATCTAGCCCCATGCTTCGTCACAACCTTTTTTCCCAAAGAAACCGTGGTATTCCGGCAGGATGTTGATGAAGTGGGCTCCTTCTATCTGATCTACGCAGGTGGCGTGAAAGCATACCTCACCGGGCCCGATGACACGGCCACGCTGTTGGATTTTCGTGGTGAAGGCGGATATTTCGGGGCTTTAGCCATCATAAGGAACTCTAAGGCCAACTTCAATGTGGAGACCCTGGAGGACACAGTTTGCCTCGGACTGCACAAAGAAGTATTCCTCGGTCTTATTCGCGACAATCCTCGATTCTCGCAGTATTATCTCAAGAGGTTTTCCGAAGATCTGGCAAGTACCGCCTATGCCGAACTCCGCTTGGGCAAGATGAGAGAGAGCACGCCTGAAACCCTTTACTTGTTTAGCTCCGCGGTCGGGGAAGTAATCAAAAGGCCTCCTGAGATCATCCATGCTTCGCAGAGTATTCAGCAAGCGGCCCGACGCATGTCTGACCTGGAGATCGGGTCGCTACTGGTTGAAGACCAAAGCGGCGAGATCGTGGGTATTGTGACGGACAAGGACCTTCGCAAGAAGGTCATCGCAGAAGGTCTTGACTACCACTCCCCGGTCGCGACGATCATGTCGTCGCCTCTACGCAGGATTCCGTACCATGTGCTATGGTTCGACGCTCTGCTGGAAATGATGAAAGGGCGTGTTTATCATCTCGCGGTGGAGCGTGGCAGCCAGATCGTCGGGGTCGTGAGCGTTCGTGACTTCATGGTGCAGACCGGCTCGTCACCACTGTACCTCTTTCGTGAAATCGAGAACCAACGTACGATTGAAGGGTTGTACCCGCTCGCGCACAGGATTCCTCGTGTGGTCCGCGCGCTGGTGGAAGAAGGCGCCAGGGCAAACAACATTACGCGAGTTATCACCGTTTTGAACGATCAGATCGTGGATCGCTTGCTGAGTTTATTGGACGAAGAGATGGGGCCCGCTCCTTTCCCCTGGTGCTGGTTCACTTTCGGGAGCGAAGGGCGCAAGGAACAGACCTTCAAGACAGATCAGGACAATGCGCTAATTTACCGGCCGCCGTCTGAGGACGAGGACAATACCAGGATCGCCAGAATCTATTTTCGCCGCTTCGGAAGTGAGGCAAATCGCCATTTGGAGGCCTGCGGCTTTGAGTTGTGCAAAGGCAAGATGATGGTCTCAAATCCCAGGTGGCGTAAACCGTACAAGGAGTGGAAAGCATACTTTGACCAATGGATGGCCACGCCTGAGCCCGAGGAAGTCCTTCACGCGATGATTTTTTTCGATTTTCGTCCGGTATTCGGACGAATCGAGTTTGGCGACGACCTGAGAAATTACCTGTCGGAGAACGTTCCGTCGCGAAGTATGTTCCTCCTGCATCTGGCCAAGGATTTCCTGGCAGCGAAGTCTCCCTTGACGTTTTTCAAGAACTTCATGGTCGAGAAGGACGGCAAATATAAGAATCGGGTGGATCTCAAGACTCAGGGCCTCACTCCGTTTGTAAATTTTGCCCGCTTGTGGGCTCTGCGCCACGGTATCAAGGAGACCAATACGATGGAAAGGATAGAGGCCCTGGCGAAGAATGATTTTATGCCGAAGGAGCTGTACATGGAGGCCCGGGACGCGTACGAGTTTCAGATGCAGCTCAGGCTGGTGAATCAATTGCGATTGCTCGAAGCAAATCAAGAACCGGACAACTACATTGATCCTGCCGACCTATCCCAAGTTGAAAGGCAGACACTCAAGGAGGCTTTTTCCGTGGTCGGCCGCATTCAAGAGTACGTGAAATCGGAGTTCAGAATATTGGAGTAG
- a CDS encoding class I SAM-dependent methyltransferase, translating to MGTGETTLGASIVKLMRALARTRWLRLAVAGWHFHVDAVSFTHDHLWDGTSLVLRKALRRYARDGYRVLDLGTGHLGLLVVYCATTCRVRAVAVDINEEYVENARLVAKASRAGKIDFRQSDWFSNVDGTFDLIFSNAPYVPSEIGQASEHGRIHPDIWDGGHDGLGPARTILADAVHFMKPKGLLLLGINTVYIPRIATLALIEGSEALDLRTIVESWTSPSEVYVLGLKHSYIRAHPPDPISEKCPDNIEWSSGGYSDAHIWGPHP from the coding sequence ATGGGGACGGGCGAAACGACACTTGGGGCGTCGATCGTCAAGCTGATGCGAGCGCTGGCTCGGACCCGTTGGTTGAGGCTCGCGGTAGCCGGTTGGCATTTCCATGTCGATGCGGTCAGTTTTACACACGACCACCTGTGGGACGGCACGTCACTTGTCCTCCGCAAGGCCCTTCGTCGGTACGCGCGAGACGGTTATCGGGTACTTGACCTTGGCACAGGCCATCTGGGTCTTCTCGTAGTGTACTGCGCGACCACCTGCCGGGTAAGAGCGGTGGCAGTGGACATCAACGAGGAATACGTTGAGAATGCTCGGCTTGTCGCCAAAGCGAGCCGTGCGGGAAAGATAGATTTTCGGCAAAGCGATTGGTTTTCTAACGTTGACGGTACATTCGATCTTATTTTCAGCAATGCGCCGTATGTGCCCAGTGAAATAGGGCAGGCTTCCGAGCATGGCCGCATTCATCCCGATATATGGGACGGCGGTCACGACGGATTGGGGCCGGCCCGGACGATTTTGGCCGATGCGGTTCACTTTATGAAACCCAAGGGGCTCCTTCTCTTGGGAATCAACACCGTGTACATCCCGAGAATAGCCACCCTGGCTCTCATCGAAGGCTCGGAAGCCCTGGACCTGCGTACTATCGTGGAATCATGGACCTCGCCGAGTGAGGTTTACGTCCTGGGGCTCAAGCATTCCTACATTCGGGCTCACCCTCCGGACCCAATTTCCGAGAAGTGTCCGGATAACATCGAATGGTCCAGCGGTGGATATTCAGACGCGCATATTTGGGGTCCCCATCCGTGA
- a CDS encoding P-II family nitrogen regulator encodes MILIEAFIKPFKLDDIREALEELGVGGMTVTEVLQTAAAATHGRSFGAPGTSSDLVPKVKIEMAVPDRLVERVIEAICLHGSAGKREDGKIVAKQLHGAIRIRTGDEGEEALSF; translated from the coding sequence ATGATCTTGATCGAAGCCTTCATCAAGCCATTCAAGCTGGATGACATCAGAGAGGCACTGGAGGAACTCGGGGTCGGCGGCATGACTGTGACCGAGGTCCTGCAAACCGCCGCAGCCGCGACTCACGGCCGCTCCTTCGGTGCGCCGGGAACATCCTCGGATCTGGTCCCCAAGGTAAAAATCGAAATGGCTGTGCCGGACCGCTTGGTTGAAAGGGTCATCGAAGCTATTTGCCTCCACGGTTCCGCGGGCAAACGAGAGGACGGAAAGATCGTCGCGAAACAACTTCACGGCGCAATACGCATCCGCACCGGCGACGAAGGAGAGGAAGCTTTATCTTTCTAG
- a CDS encoding gamma carbonic anhydrase family protein, with protein sequence MPLYEFEGKRPFVDAEAFVHPLAVLIGDVTIEKGCYVGAGAVLRGDIGHVKIGKGSNVQENCVVHTFPDKGTIVHTDTHIGHGCILHGCEICSNVLVGMGTIVGDGAKIDSYCVIGAGSFIDFGAYIPRESVVVGSPAKVIKVAGPEHLKRIEEGLRTYQELTRRYLQSFKQA encoded by the coding sequence ATGCCACTGTACGAATTTGAAGGAAAAAGGCCTTTCGTTGATGCCGAAGCTTTTGTTCATCCATTGGCCGTGCTCATTGGAGACGTGACCATTGAAAAAGGGTGCTACGTTGGCGCCGGTGCGGTTCTGCGTGGTGATATCGGTCACGTGAAAATCGGAAAGGGATCAAATGTCCAAGAAAACTGCGTTGTCCACACCTTTCCGGACAAAGGGACAATTGTCCATACGGATACCCATATCGGACATGGATGCATTCTCCACGGATGCGAGATCTGTTCAAATGTTCTCGTGGGCATGGGAACTATCGTTGGCGACGGTGCCAAAATCGACTCCTACTGCGTTATTGGCGCAGGAAGTTTCATTGACTTTGGGGCATATATCCCGCGTGAAAGCGTGGTGGTGGGGTCACCGGCAAAAGTGATCAAGGTCGCAGGTCCTGAACATCTCAAAAGAATTGAGGAGGGCCTCCGGACCTACCAGGAACTTACAAGGCGCTATCTCCAATCATTTAAGCAAGCCTGA